One stretch of Odocoileus virginianus isolate 20LAN1187 ecotype Illinois chromosome 26, Ovbor_1.2, whole genome shotgun sequence DNA includes these proteins:
- the LOC139031296 gene encoding heterogeneous nuclear ribonucleoprotein A1-like, translating to MSRSESPKEPEQLQKLFIGGLSFETTDESLSSHFEQWGTLTDCVVMRDPNTKRSRGFGFVTYAMVEAVDAAMNTRPHKVDRRVVEPKRAVSREDSQRPGAHLTVKKIFVGGIKEDTEEYHLRDYLEQYGKIEVTEIMTDRGSGKKRGFASVAFDDHDSVGKTAIQKCHTVNGHNCEVRKALSEQEMASASSSQRGRSGSGNFGGGYGGSGDGYNGFGNDGSNFGGGGSYNDFGSYINQSSNFGPMKGGNFGGRSSGPYGGGGQYFAKPRNQGGCGGSSSSSSYGSGRRF from the coding sequence ATGTCTAGATCAGAGTCTCCCAAAGAGCCCGAACAGCTGCAGAAGCTCTTCATCGGAGGATTGAGCTTTGAAACAACTGATGAGAGCCTGAGCAGCCATTTTGAGCAATGGGGAACGCTCACAGACTGTGTGGTAATGAGGGATCCAAACACCAAGCGCTCCAGAGGCTTCGGGTTTGTCACATACGCCATGGTGGAGGCGGTGGATGCAGCCATGAATACAAGGCCACACAAGGTGGACCGAAGAGTTGTGGAACCAAAGAGGGCCGTGTCAAGAGAAGATTCTCAAAGACCTGGTGCCCACTTAActgtgaaaaagatttttgttggtggcattaaagaagacactgaagaaTATCACCTGAGAGATTATTTGGAACAGTATGGGAAAATTGAAGTAACTGAAATCATGACTGACCGAGGCAGTGGCAAAAAGAGAGGCTTTGCTTCTGTAGCCTTTGATGACCATGACTCTGTAGGCAAGACTGCCATTCAGAAATGCCACACTGTGAATGGCCACAACTGTGAAGTGAGAAAAGCCCTGTCTGAGCAAGAGatggctagtgcttcatccagccagagaGGTCGAAGTGGTTCTGGAAACTTTGGTGGCGGATAtggtggcagtggggatggaTATAATGGATTTGGTAATGACGGAAGCAATTTTGGAGGTGGCGGAAGCTACAATGATTTTGGCAGTTACATCAATCAATCTTCAAATTTTGGACCCATGAAAGGAGGAAACTTCGGAGGCAGAAGTTCTGGCCCCTATGGTGGTGGAGGCCAATACTTTGCCAAACCACGAAACCAAGGTGGCTGTGGTGGTTCCAGCAGCAGTAGTAGCTATGGCAGTGGCAGAAGGTTTTAA